One segment of Solanum lycopersicum chromosome 1, SLM_r2.1 DNA contains the following:
- the LOC138346436 gene encoding uncharacterized protein: MLPYALLGYRTTVRTSTGATPYLLVYGTEAVVPVEVEIPSLRIIQEAELSNAEWVSKRMDQLTLIDEKRMVAVCHGQLYRQRMTRAFHKRVKARNFEVGQLVLKRIFPHQDEYKGKFAPNWQGPYMVRKVLSGGALVLSEMYGDVWPKPINSDAVKRYYA, translated from the coding sequence atgttgccaTATGCTCTACTAGGTTATCGAACAACGGTCAGAACATCGACTGGTGCCactccatacttgctagtatatggaacagaggcagtcgtacctgttgaagtcgagataccgtcattaaggatcatccaagaagccGAGTTAAGCAACGCTGAGTGGGTTAGCAAACGGATGGATCAACtaactttgattgatgagaagagaatggtcGCAGTTTGCCATGGCCAGTTGTATAGACAGAGAATGACTCgcgcttttcacaaaagagtaaaAGCCAGgaattttgaagttggtcagttggttcttaagcgtatttttcctcatcaagacgagtacaaaggaaagttcgcacCAAACTGGCAAGGACCGTACATGGTTCGTAAAgtactatctggaggtgctttggtcTTGTCGGAGATGTATGGCGATGTATGGCCCAagcctatcaactcagatgctgtcaaAAGATACTATGCGTGA
- the LOC138346452 gene encoding uncharacterized protein, with translation MDPLKYIFQKAMPTGKLAKWQMLLSEFDIVYVTQKAIKAQALADHLAEKIPLTKNMNLSRHIFTLKKCHLWVKIFRKHTHVGDYSLTKRRITKCVQNLCKRFRKIEFRHTPRIQNELADALATIASIIKHPDTDYIDPLDIDLKEHPIEPDGLPWYFDIKRYLESGTYPEDATSN, from the exons ATGGATCCGTTGAAGTACATTTTCCAGAAAGCAATGCCGACCGGAAAGTTAGCTAAATGGCAAAtgttgttgagtgagtttgatatcgtgtacgtgactcagaaggcaataaaagcacaagctttggctgatcatcttgcggaAAAAATCCCGTTGACGAAGAATATGAACCTCTCAAGACATATTTTCACgctgaagaagtgtcatttgtgggtgaagatatttcgGAAGCATACCCatgttggagattattctttgacGAAGCGGCGAATCACCAAG TGTGTGCAAAATCTGTGCAAAAGGTTTcgcaagatcgagttcagacacACTCCCAGAATACAAAATGAGTTAGctgatgctcttgccaccatcgcttcaatTATCAAACATCCGGATACTGATTACATCGACCCGCTGGATATAGATTTGAAGGAGCATCCAATAGAACCAGatggtttgccttggtattttgacATAAAGAGATACTTAGAGTCTGGGACATATCCAGAAGATGCTACATCTAATTAG
- the LOC138346468 gene encoding uncharacterized protein, whose protein sequence is MILLIGAKFAEIVKVGETINDGLKSGKIARVSASPGSSKLVRKKREEVAAISYGGRKIPRNSPCPQDRFKPLQKSHQAYRPQSHPSNNYNAAPTYPDAQNVAPSCANVQPSYRAPSPAYQIQTPAYQSPLPNYQAPIPNYQTNPYPRTQAPRPNTRSYQQVPPPQQSGYDSSHPRFEKKPSRNFTALAERRTKLFKRLSAAGYIHPVGPKPVDVNSRFYKPEQRCAYHSNSVGHDTEYCINLKHKIQDLIDQEVVSLQPVAPNVNTNPLPNHRGGNINMIETDEDERETKRITFVEQEDLEKAVASLSVREKREFVILTPAKVVALVPSKTLAKPKFVIETAVAQGMTRSGRCYTPDELALGGQKKDHAKIPIGEAEVEEFLRRMQPKDYSIVKHLEKTPAQISMWALLMSSWSHRQTLMKALDDTYVPSGTSSDNVDAMIHQVIWGHHIIFCDDELLAEGRSHNKALHVTVICRGKVVNCVLVDDGSGLNICPLSTLKKLRFDLGKLDQNQVNVRAFDGVQRDTLGAVNLTIQMGPAKFEAKFQVLDIDTSYNLLLGRPFIHMDGAIPSTLHQMMKVVWKNEELVIHGERSHSGKQVPVLEETP, encoded by the exons ATGATCTTGTTAATCGGCGCCAAGTTCGCCGAGATAGTCAAAGTGGGTGAGACTATCAATGATGGCCTGAAGTCGGGGAAGATAGCCCGAGTGTCTGCATCGCCTGGATCTTCCAAACttgtgaggaagaagagagAGGAGGTTGCCGCCATTTCATATGGGGGAAGAAAAATCCCTAGAAACTCACCGTGCCCTCAAGACCGCTTCAAGCCTCTACAAAAGTCTCACCAAGCCTATCGCCCACAATCCCATCCCTCCAACAACTACAATGCTGCCCCCACTTATCCAGATGCCCAA AATGTCGCTCCCAGCTGCGCTAATGTACAGCCAAGCTATCGAGCACCTTCCCCCGCGTATCAAATTCAAACTCCAGCATATCAAAGCCCCCTCCCAAATTACCAAGCTCCAATACCAAATTACCAGACAAACCCCTACCCCAGAACCCAAGCTCCACGTCCAAATACTCGCAGTTACCAACAAGTTCCTCCCCCTCAGCAGAGCGGGTATGATTCCTCTCACCCCAGGTTTGAGAAGAAGCCCTCCAGAAACTTCACCGCGTTGGCTGAAAGAAGAACCAAGTTGTTTAAAAGATTGTCCGCGGCcggatacatccaccctgtgggGCCCAAGCCCGTGGATGTCAACTCCAGATTCTACAAACCAGAGcagagatgtgcttatcattccaacagtgttggacatgacACTGAATACTGCATCAATCTTAAGCACAAGATCCAGGATCTGATTGACCAGGAAGTGGTCTCCCTTCAGCCTGTGGCGCCAAACGTCAACACGAATCCGTTGCCAAATCATAGGGGtggaaacatcaacatgatagaAACGGACGAAGATGAGCGTGAGACTAAGAGGATTACTTTTGTTGAGCAGGAAGACTTGGAAAAGGCTGTCGCTTCTTTAAGCGTCAGGGAAAAAAGAGAGTTCGTCATTCTGACACCTGCAAaggttgttgccttggtgccctCAAAGACTCTCGCCAAACCCAAGTTTGTCATAGAAACGGCTGTGGCTCAAGGCATGACTAGATCTGGCAGATGCTACACTCCTgatgagcttgctctcggaggacaAAAGAAAGATCATGCCAAGATACCCATAGGTGAAGCAGAAGTTGAGGAGTTCTTGAGGAGAATGCAGCCTAAAGATTACTCCATTGTCAAGCACTTGGAGAAGACTCCAGCACAGATTTCTATGTGGGCCCTACTGATGAGCTCCTGGTCCCACAGACAGACTTTGATGAAGGCTCTGGATGACACGTATGTGCCCTCTGGTACGAGCAGCGATAATGTAGATGCCATGATTCACCAAGTCATTTGGGGACACCACATCATCTTTTGCGATGATGAATTGCTGGCCGAAGGGAGATCCCATAACAAAGCTCTACACGTCACCGTTATATGTCGCGGAAAGGTCGTCAACTGTGTTTTGGTAGACGATGGATCTGGTTTGAACATATGCCCCTTGTCCACATTGAAGAAGCTGAGGTTTGACCTCGGAAAGTTGGATCAGAACCAGGTTAACGTAAGAGCGTTTGATGGTGTGCAGAGAGACACGTTAGGAGCGGTAAACTTGACCATCCAGATGGGCCCCGCGAAGTTCGAAGCAAAGTTCCAAGTATTGGATATTGACACCAGCTAtaaccttcttttgggaaggccaTTCATTCACATGGATGGGGCCATCCCCTCCACTCTCCACCAAATGATGAAAGTGGTGTGGAAAAATGAAGAGCTAGTTATTCATGGTGAAAGGAGCCACTCAGGCAAGCAGGTGCCGGTCTTGGAAGAGACACCGTAA